The Streptomyces sp. NBC_00162 genome window below encodes:
- a CDS encoding ArsA family ATPase has translation MSRLQVVSGKGGTGKTTVAAALALALAREGKRTLVVEVEGRQGLAQLFGAEALPYEERKIAVAPGGSGEVFALAIDAERALLDYLQMFYKLGSAGRALKKLGAIDFATTIAPGLRDVLLTGKACEAVRRKDKAGRFVYDHVIMDAPPTGRITRFLNVNDEVAGLARFGPIHNQAQAVMKVLKSPETAVHLVTLLEEMPVQETADGIAELREAGLPVGRVVVNMVRPHHLDEDTLRSAAEDHRAGVAQALSRAGLGGARRGGLAERLVDPLLAQAAEHAGRVELERAQRTVLAGLNLPTYELPLLGAGMDLAGLYELAKELRKQSVAE, from the coding sequence GTGAGCAGGCTCCAGGTGGTCAGCGGCAAGGGCGGCACCGGCAAGACCACGGTCGCCGCGGCACTCGCGCTTGCCCTCGCACGCGAGGGCAAGCGGACTCTTGTGGTGGAGGTCGAGGGCAGGCAAGGGCTCGCGCAGCTCTTCGGTGCCGAGGCGCTCCCCTACGAGGAGCGGAAGATCGCCGTGGCGCCAGGCGGCAGTGGTGAGGTCTTCGCGCTCGCCATCGACGCCGAACGGGCGCTGCTGGACTACCTCCAGATGTTCTACAAGCTCGGCTCGGCGGGCCGCGCGCTCAAGAAGCTCGGCGCCATCGACTTCGCGACGACCATCGCCCCCGGGCTGCGCGACGTGCTGCTGACGGGCAAGGCCTGCGAGGCGGTGCGGCGCAAGGACAAGGCGGGCCGGTTCGTCTACGACCACGTGATCATGGACGCGCCGCCGACCGGGCGGATCACCAGGTTCCTGAACGTCAACGACGAGGTGGCGGGCCTGGCCCGGTTCGGGCCGATCCACAACCAGGCCCAGGCCGTCATGAAGGTGCTCAAGTCCCCCGAGACGGCCGTGCACCTGGTCACCCTCCTGGAGGAGATGCCCGTCCAGGAGACCGCGGACGGCATCGCGGAACTCCGGGAAGCCGGGCTTCCGGTGGGCCGGGTCGTCGTCAACATGGTGCGCCCGCACCATCTGGACGAGGACACCCTGAGGTCCGCGGCCGAGGACCACCGGGCCGGAGTGGCCCAGGCGCTGTCCCGTGCGGGCCTGGGCGGCGCGCGCCGCGGCGGACTGGCCGAGCGGCTGGTGGACCCGCTGCTCGCACAGGCCGCCGAGCACGCGGGCCGGGTGGAGCTGGAGCGCGCGCAGCGCACCGTACTGGCGGGCCTGAACCTGCCGACGTACGAACTGCCCCTGCTCGGCGCGGGGATGGATCTGGCCGGGTTGTACGAGCTGGCCAAGGAACTGCGGAAGCAGTCGGTGGCCGAATGA
- a CDS encoding DUF4177 domain-containing protein: MTKKFEYATVPLLVHATKQILDTWGEDGWELVQVVPGPNNPEQLVAYLKREKA; the protein is encoded by the coding sequence ATGACCAAGAAGTTCGAATACGCGACCGTCCCGCTGCTGGTCCACGCCACCAAGCAGATCCTGGACACCTGGGGCGAGGACGGCTGGGAGCTCGTCCAGGTCGTGCCCGGGCCGAACAACCCCGAGCAGCTCGTGGCCTACCTCAAGCGGGAGAAGGCATGA
- a CDS encoding RidA family protein has product MSGVVEAKLAELGLTLPEVVPPLATYQPAVRSGSYVFTSGQLPMIKGNLPVTGKVGAEVSAEQAKELAATCALNALAAVKSIVGDLDKIARVVKVVGFIASAPDFTAQPGVLNGASELLGAVLGDKGVHARSAVGVAVLPLDAPVEVEIQVELVAGA; this is encoded by the coding sequence ATGAGCGGCGTCGTCGAGGCGAAGCTGGCCGAGCTCGGCCTGACCCTGCCCGAGGTCGTCCCGCCGCTGGCCACGTACCAGCCGGCCGTGCGGTCGGGCTCGTACGTGTTCACCTCGGGCCAGCTCCCGATGATCAAGGGCAACCTGCCGGTCACCGGCAAGGTCGGCGCGGAGGTCTCGGCGGAGCAGGCCAAGGAGCTGGCCGCCACGTGCGCGCTGAACGCCCTCGCCGCCGTCAAGTCGATCGTCGGCGACCTCGACAAGATCGCGCGTGTCGTGAAGGTCGTCGGCTTCATCGCCTCGGCCCCCGACTTCACGGCCCAGCCGGGCGTGCTGAACGGTGCGAGTGAACTCCTGGGCGCCGTCCTCGGCGACAAGGGCGTCCACGCCCGCAGCGCGGTCGGCGTGGCGGTCCTCCCGCTGGACGCCCCGGTCGAGGTCGAGATCCAGGTCGAGCTGGTGGCCGGAGCCTGA
- a CDS encoding NUDIX hydrolase, protein MPNGQQQPQAQPPAGGQWYPPEWPDRIRALADGSLVPVDPRRAATVMLLRDTPAGPVVHMLRRRASMAFAGGAYAYPGGGVDPRDEEHQVGWAGPSRDDWARRLGTDARTAQAIVCGAVRETFEEAGVLLAGETPDTVVGDTTGDDWEADRQALVARELSFAEFLDRRGLRLRSDLLGAWARWITPEFEPRRYDTWFFVAALPEGQRTRNASTEADRTVWIRPADAADGYDKGELLMMPPTISTLRSLEPYGSAAEALAAAGSQDLTPVLAQASLENGELVLSWPGHDEFTKRVRLGGSS, encoded by the coding sequence ATGCCGAATGGTCAGCAGCAGCCCCAGGCCCAGCCCCCCGCCGGAGGCCAGTGGTACCCGCCGGAGTGGCCCGACCGCATCCGCGCGCTCGCGGACGGTTCCCTCGTCCCGGTGGACCCGAGACGCGCCGCCACCGTGATGCTGCTGCGCGACACCCCCGCCGGACCCGTCGTGCACATGCTGCGCCGACGGGCCTCCATGGCCTTCGCCGGAGGCGCGTACGCCTACCCCGGCGGCGGGGTCGACCCGCGCGACGAGGAGCACCAGGTCGGCTGGGCGGGCCCGAGCCGGGACGACTGGGCCCGCCGCCTCGGCACGGACGCCCGTACCGCGCAGGCCATCGTCTGCGGCGCCGTACGGGAGACCTTCGAGGAGGCGGGCGTGCTGCTCGCCGGCGAGACTCCGGACACCGTCGTCGGCGACACCACCGGCGACGACTGGGAGGCCGACCGGCAGGCGCTCGTGGCGCGGGAGCTGTCCTTCGCGGAGTTCCTGGACCGCCGCGGCCTGCGGCTGCGTTCCGACCTGCTCGGGGCCTGGGCGCGCTGGATCACCCCGGAGTTCGAGCCGCGCCGCTACGACACCTGGTTCTTCGTCGCCGCCCTCCCCGAGGGCCAGCGCACCCGCAACGCCTCCACCGAGGCCGACCGGACCGTGTGGATCCGTCCGGCCGACGCCGCCGACGGGTACGACAAGGGCGAGCTGCTGATGATGCCGCCCACCATCTCCACCCTGCGTTCCCTGGAGCCGTACGGGAGCGCCGCCGAGGCGCTCGCCGCGGCCGGTTCGCAGGACCTGACCCCCGTACTGGCCCAGGCCTCGCTGGAGAACGGCGAGCTGGTGCTCAGCTGGCCGGGCCACGACGAGTTCACCAAACGAGTGCGCCTCGGAGGCTCCTCATGA
- a CDS encoding MBL fold metallo-hydrolase, with the protein MTDAAALPGQPRGIVTSGPATSRAVNILAPNASAMTLDGTNTWLLSEPGSTQAVVIDPGPLDESHLRAVIDTAEQAGKRIALTLLTHGHPDHAEGAGRFAELTGTKVRALDPALRLGDEGLAAGDVIRTGGLELRVVPTPGHTSDSLCFHLPADRAVLTGDTVLGRGTTVVAHPDGRLGDYLDSLRRLRSLAVDDGVHTVLPGHGPVLEDAQGVVEFYLAHRAHRLAQVETAVEDGFVTPQAVVAHVYADVDRSLWPAAEWSVRAQLEYLQEHGLIPGGPE; encoded by the coding sequence ATGACCGACGCCGCCGCACTGCCCGGCCAGCCCCGCGGAATCGTCACTTCCGGGCCCGCCACCTCCCGCGCGGTCAACATCCTGGCCCCCAACGCCTCCGCGATGACCCTGGACGGCACCAACACCTGGCTGCTCTCCGAGCCCGGATCCACCCAGGCCGTCGTCATCGACCCCGGCCCGCTGGACGAGTCCCACCTCCGCGCGGTCATCGACACCGCCGAGCAGGCCGGGAAGCGGATCGCCCTGACCCTGCTCACCCACGGCCACCCCGACCATGCCGAGGGCGCCGGCCGCTTCGCCGAGCTCACCGGCACCAAGGTCCGCGCCCTGGACCCGGCCCTGAGGCTGGGCGACGAGGGTCTGGCCGCCGGGGACGTGATCAGGACCGGTGGCCTGGAGCTGCGCGTGGTCCCGACCCCCGGGCACACCAGCGACTCGCTCTGCTTCCACCTGCCCGCCGACCGGGCCGTCCTGACCGGGGACACGGTCCTCGGCCGCGGCACCACCGTCGTCGCGCACCCCGACGGCCGGCTCGGGGACTACCTGGACTCCCTGCGGCGTCTGCGCTCGCTCGCCGTGGACGACGGCGTGCACACCGTCCTGCCGGGCCACGGGCCGGTCCTGGAGGACGCCCAGGGCGTCGTGGAGTTCTACCTGGCCCATCGCGCACACCGCCTCGCCCAGGTCGAGACCGCCGTCGAGGACGGCTTCGTCACCCCGCAGGCGGTCGTCGCCCACGTGTACGCGGACGTGGACCGCTCCCTGTGGCCGGCCGCGGAATGGTCCGTACGGGCGCAGCTGGAGTACCTCCAGGAGCACGGGCTGATCCCCGGCGGCCCCGAGTAG
- a CDS encoding nucleotidyltransferase domain-containing protein, producing the protein MEHRGLDAYGYFEREGSLGKVQGEFRGVVAAARERVGDAYGRRLHSAYLYGSVPRGTARPGRSDLDLLLVLHHEPAGEDRDAADVLARGLDEDFPEIDGVGILLQDKAAVLSEAERFDLGWFLACLCTPLLGADLAEHLPRYRPDSLLARETNGDLAGLLPTWRTRVREASAPDEYRKLSRIFSRRLVRTGFTLVMPRWGGWTSDLAESAEIFGTYYPERAAQMRAAAAVALDPVADPAVLRTYIEDLGPWLADEYTARHGAKNRRG; encoded by the coding sequence ATGGAGCACAGAGGCCTGGACGCGTACGGGTACTTCGAGCGGGAGGGGTCCCTCGGCAAGGTGCAGGGGGAGTTCAGGGGCGTCGTCGCCGCCGCGCGGGAGCGGGTCGGCGACGCGTACGGGCGGCGGCTGCACAGCGCCTACCTGTACGGCTCCGTGCCGCGCGGGACGGCCCGGCCCGGCCGGTCCGACCTCGACCTGCTGCTCGTCCTGCACCACGAGCCCGCTGGCGAGGACCGGGACGCCGCCGACGTGCTGGCGCGCGGGCTCGACGAGGACTTCCCGGAGATCGACGGGGTCGGCATCCTGCTCCAGGACAAGGCCGCCGTGCTCAGCGAGGCGGAACGTTTCGACCTGGGCTGGTTCCTCGCCTGCCTGTGCACCCCGCTGCTCGGCGCCGACCTGGCCGAGCACCTGCCGCGCTACCGCCCGGACAGCCTGCTCGCCCGGGAGACCAACGGCGACCTGGCCGGCCTGCTGCCCACGTGGCGGACGAGGGTGCGGGAGGCCTCGGCCCCGGACGAGTACCGCAAGCTGAGCCGGATCTTCTCGCGGCGCCTGGTGCGCACCGGATTCACCCTGGTCATGCCGCGGTGGGGCGGCTGGACCAGCGATCTCGCCGAGTCCGCGGAGATCTTCGGGACGTACTACCCGGAGCGCGCGGCCCAGATGCGGGCGGCGGCCGCCGTGGCCCTGGACCCGGTCGCGGACCCGGCCGTGCTGCGCACCTACATCGAGGACCTCGGGCCCTGGCTCGCGGACGAGTACACGGCCCGGCACGGCGCCAAGAACCGCCGGGGCTAG
- a CDS encoding Crp/Fnr family transcriptional regulator, translated as MDDVLRRAPLFAALDDEQAAELRASMGEVTLARGDALFHEGDPGDRLYVVTEGKVKLHRTSPDGRENMLAVLGPGELIGELSLFDPGPRTATATALTEVKLLGLGHGDLQPWLNARPEVATALLRAVARRLRKTNDQMSDLVFSDVPGRVARALLDLSRRFGVQSEEGIHVVHDLTQEELAQLVGASRETVNKALADFAGRGWLRLEARAVILLDVERLAKRSR; from the coding sequence GTGGACGACGTTCTGCGGCGCGCCCCGCTCTTCGCGGCGCTCGATGACGAGCAGGCCGCGGAGCTCCGCGCCTCCATGGGCGAGGTGACCCTCGCACGCGGTGACGCCCTGTTCCACGAGGGCGATCCCGGAGACCGGCTGTATGTCGTGACCGAGGGCAAGGTGAAGCTCCACCGCACCTCCCCCGACGGCCGCGAGAACATGCTGGCCGTCCTCGGCCCCGGTGAGCTGATCGGCGAACTGTCGCTGTTCGACCCGGGCCCGCGCACCGCCACCGCCACCGCGCTGACCGAGGTCAAGCTGCTCGGCCTCGGGCACGGTGACCTCCAGCCCTGGCTCAACGCCCGGCCCGAGGTCGCGACCGCGCTGCTGCGCGCCGTCGCCCGGCGCCTGCGCAAGACCAACGACCAGATGTCCGACCTGGTCTTCTCCGACGTCCCCGGCCGCGTGGCGCGGGCGCTCCTCGACCTGTCGCGCCGGTTCGGCGTGCAGTCGGAGGAGGGCATCCACGTGGTGCACGACCTCACGCAGGAGGAGCTCGCGCAGCTCGTCGGCGCCTCTCGCGAGACCGTGAACAAGGCGCTGGCCGACTTCGCGGGCCGCGGCTGGCTCCGCCTCGAGGCTCGCGCCGTGATCCTGCTGGACGTGGAGCGGCTGGCGAAGCGGTCGCGCTGA
- the nth gene encoding endonuclease III produces the protein MAAHNSAVGEQAPVKVSAKAPPASEGKGSAKKPAVKPSAARPESRLAMVRRARRINRELAEIYPYAHPELDFRNPFELLVATVLSAQTTDLRVNQTTPALFAAYPTPEDMAAAAPEDLEELIRPTGFFRAKSRSLLGLSQALRDNFGGEVPGRIEDLVTLPGVGRKTANVVLGNAFGVPGITVDTHFGRLVRRWKWTEQEDPEKVEAEICAIFPKSEWTMLSHRVVFHGRRICHARKPACGACPIAPLCPAYGEGETDPEKARKLLKYEKGGQPGQRLTPPPDYPGLPAPPLGSAPA, from the coding sequence ATGGCGGCCCATAATTCAGCCGTGGGCGAACAAGCCCCCGTGAAGGTGTCCGCGAAGGCTCCGCCCGCCTCCGAGGGCAAAGGTTCGGCCAAGAAACCGGCCGTGAAGCCCTCCGCGGCGAGGCCGGAATCCCGGCTGGCCATGGTGCGCCGGGCGCGCCGCATCAACCGCGAGCTGGCCGAGATCTATCCGTACGCCCATCCGGAGCTCGACTTCCGCAACCCGTTCGAGCTGCTCGTCGCGACCGTGCTGTCCGCGCAGACCACGGACCTGCGGGTGAACCAGACGACCCCGGCCCTCTTCGCCGCCTACCCGACCCCCGAGGACATGGCCGCGGCCGCTCCGGAGGATCTGGAGGAGCTGATCCGGCCGACCGGGTTCTTCCGGGCGAAGTCCAGGTCCCTGCTCGGGCTGTCGCAGGCCCTGCGGGACAACTTCGGCGGGGAGGTGCCGGGCCGGATCGAGGACCTGGTCACCCTGCCCGGAGTCGGCCGCAAGACGGCCAACGTGGTCCTCGGCAATGCGTTCGGAGTTCCGGGGATCACCGTGGACACGCACTTCGGCCGGCTGGTGCGCCGCTGGAAGTGGACCGAGCAGGAGGACCCGGAGAAGGTCGAGGCGGAGATCTGCGCGATCTTCCCCAAGAGCGAGTGGACGATGCTCTCGCACCGCGTCGTCTTCCACGGCCGCCGGATCTGCCACGCGCGCAAGCCCGCCTGCGGGGCCTGCCCGATCGCCCCGCTCTGCCCGGCGTACGGGGAGGGCGAGACGGACCCGGAGAAGGCGCGGAAGCTGCTGAAGTACGAGAAGGGCGGCCAGCCGGGCCAGCGCCTGACCCCGCCCCCGGACTACCCGGGCCTCCCGGCTCCGCCCCTGGGCTCCGCCCCGGCCTGA
- a CDS encoding NUDIX hydrolase — MPMTGATQNRRADADASEASYGGRSGERDGTALSTDGLPAWLDPVVEAARTIEPPQLSRFLPPEDGRGRQSAVLVLFGEGPRGPELLLMERAGTLRSHAGQPSFPGGALDPEDGDPHTTGPLRAALREAEEETGLDPSGVQLFGVLPRLYIPVSEFVVTPVLGWWRTPSPIGAVDPAETARVFTVPVADLTDPEHRVTAVHPSGHLGPGFTVESALVWGFTAGVIDRLLHFAGWERPWDRSRHVPLDWRA; from the coding sequence ATGCCTATGACTGGGGCTACGCAGAACCGCCGGGCCGACGCCGACGCGTCCGAGGCGTCGTACGGCGGCCGGAGCGGCGAGCGTGACGGGACGGCTCTGAGCACCGACGGCCTGCCCGCCTGGCTGGATCCCGTCGTCGAGGCCGCCCGGACCATAGAGCCGCCCCAGCTGAGCCGGTTCCTGCCGCCCGAGGACGGCCGCGGGCGGCAGTCCGCCGTGCTCGTCCTGTTCGGCGAAGGGCCCCGCGGGCCCGAGCTGCTGCTCATGGAGCGCGCCGGCACCCTCCGCTCGCACGCGGGCCAGCCGTCCTTCCCCGGCGGCGCCCTCGACCCGGAGGACGGCGATCCGCACACCACCGGCCCGCTGCGCGCCGCGCTGCGCGAGGCCGAGGAGGAGACCGGGCTCGACCCGTCCGGTGTCCAGCTCTTCGGGGTGCTGCCCCGGCTCTACATCCCGGTCAGCGAGTTCGTCGTCACCCCGGTCCTCGGCTGGTGGCGCACCCCGAGCCCGATCGGCGCCGTTGACCCGGCCGAGACGGCCCGCGTCTTCACGGTGCCCGTGGCCGATCTCACGGACCCCGAGCACCGGGTCACGGCCGTCCACCCGAGCGGTCACCTCGGGCCCGGTTTCACCGTCGAATCCGCTCTGGTCTGGGGCTTCACCGCCGGGGTGATCGACCGGCTCCTGCACTTCGCCGGGTGGGAACGGCCGTGGGACCGCTCACGTCACGTCCCGCTCGACTGGCGCGCGTGA
- a CDS encoding MarP family serine protease, protein MNVLDILLLLAAVWFAIVGYRQGFVVGILSVIGFLGGGLIAVSLIPLIWDQVTDNGTRVSTTVVVIAVVVIIVFASIGQALTTHLGSRLRRHITWSPARVLDATGGALVNVVAMLLVAWLIGSALAGTSLPTLGKEVRNSRVLLGVSRVLPAQANTWFSDFSSTLAQNGFPQVFSPFSNEPITEVKAPDPALASSPITEQAKRSIVKVVGTAPSCSKVLEGTGFVFAPGKVMTNAHVVGGVGEPTVQIGGEGKLYDGKVVLYDWERDIAVLDVPKLKAPALEFTDRDAGSGSDAIVAGFPENGAYDVRSARVRGRINANGPDIYHRGTVRRDVYSLYATVRQGNSGGPLLTPDGKVYGVVFAKSLDDPNTGYALTVDEIRDDIRIGRSAEQRVDSQGCAL, encoded by the coding sequence GTGAACGTGCTGGACATCCTGTTGCTGCTCGCTGCCGTGTGGTTCGCGATCGTCGGCTACCGCCAGGGGTTCGTCGTCGGCATCCTGTCGGTGATCGGCTTCCTCGGCGGTGGCCTCATCGCCGTGTCCCTGATCCCGCTGATCTGGGACCAGGTGACGGACAACGGCACCCGGGTGTCCACCACGGTCGTCGTGATCGCCGTCGTCGTGATCATCGTCTTCGCCTCGATCGGCCAGGCCCTCACCACCCACCTCGGAAGCCGGCTCCGCCGCCACATCACCTGGTCACCGGCGCGCGTGCTCGACGCGACCGGCGGAGCCCTGGTCAACGTGGTCGCGATGCTGCTGGTGGCCTGGCTGATCGGCTCCGCGCTCGCCGGGACGTCACTTCCCACGCTGGGCAAGGAAGTCCGTAATTCCAGGGTGCTCCTGGGCGTGTCGCGGGTGCTGCCCGCACAGGCGAACACGTGGTTCTCGGACTTCAGTTCCACCCTGGCGCAGAACGGCTTCCCGCAGGTGTTCAGCCCGTTCTCCAACGAGCCCATCACCGAGGTGAAGGCGCCCGATCCGGCGCTCGCCAGCAGCCCGATCACCGAGCAGGCCAAGCGCTCGATCGTGAAGGTCGTCGGCACCGCGCCCAGTTGCAGCAAGGTGCTGGAGGGCACGGGCTTCGTCTTCGCGCCCGGCAAGGTGATGACCAACGCGCACGTCGTCGGCGGGGTCGGCGAGCCGACCGTGCAGATCGGCGGCGAGGGCAAGCTGTACGACGGCAAGGTCGTGCTCTACGACTGGGAGCGCGACATCGCCGTCCTGGACGTGCCCAAGCTGAAGGCGCCGGCGCTGGAGTTCACCGACAGGGACGCGGGGAGCGGCAGCGACGCGATCGTCGCCGGTTTCCCGGAGAACGGCGCGTACGACGTCCGCTCCGCCCGCGTCCGCGGCCGGATCAACGCCAACGGCCCGGACATCTACCACCGGGGCACCGTCCGGCGCGACGTCTACTCGCTGTACGCGACGGTCCGCCAGGGCAACTCCGGCGGCCCGCTGCTGACGCCCGACGGCAAGGTGTACGGGGTCGTGTTCGCGAAGTCCCTCGACGACCCGAACACCGGCTACGCCCTGACCGTGGACGAGATCCGCGACGACATCCGGATCGGCCGGAGCGCCGAACAGCGGGTCGACAGCCAGGGCTGCGCCCTCTGA
- a CDS encoding alpha/beta fold hydrolase has translation MTVPSPDPSNPPTAASAIRLDLPGGQAVTHRDVAANGARFHVAELGDGPLVLLLHGFPQFWWTWRHQLTALADAGYRAVAMDLRGVGGSDRTPRGYDPANLALDITGVVRSLGEPDAALVGHDLGGYLAWTAAVMRPKLVRRLVVSSMPHPRRWRSAMLSDFGQTRASSHIWGFQRPFVPERQLVADDGALVGELIRDWSGPRLQEDGADEEALAVYRRAMCIPSTAHCSIEPYRWMMRSMARPDGLQFNRRMKRPVRVPTLHLHGSLDPVMRTRSAAGSGQYVEAPYRWRLFDGLGHFPHEEDPVAFSTELVNWLKDPEPDR, from the coding sequence ATGACAGTGCCCTCGCCGGACCCCAGCAATCCGCCCACCGCCGCCTCGGCGATCCGGCTCGATCTGCCCGGCGGTCAGGCGGTGACGCACCGGGACGTCGCCGCCAACGGCGCCCGCTTCCACGTCGCCGAGCTCGGTGACGGGCCGCTGGTGTTGCTGTTGCACGGCTTCCCGCAGTTCTGGTGGACCTGGCGGCACCAGCTGACCGCGCTCGCCGACGCCGGCTACCGGGCGGTCGCGATGGACCTGCGCGGAGTGGGCGGCAGCGACCGCACCCCGCGCGGTTACGACCCCGCCAATCTGGCGCTCGACATCACCGGGGTCGTACGGTCCCTCGGCGAGCCGGACGCCGCGCTCGTCGGGCACGATCTGGGCGGCTACCTCGCCTGGACCGCGGCCGTGATGCGGCCCAAGCTGGTGCGCCGCCTGGTCGTCTCCTCCATGCCGCATCCGCGCCGCTGGCGCTCGGCGATGCTGTCCGACTTCGGTCAGACCCGGGCGAGTTCGCACATCTGGGGCTTCCAGCGGCCGTTCGTCCCCGAGCGGCAGCTCGTCGCCGACGACGGGGCCCTCGTGGGGGAGCTGATCCGCGACTGGTCGGGTCCGCGGCTCCAGGAGGACGGCGCCGACGAGGAGGCACTCGCCGTGTACCGGCGGGCGATGTGCATCCCTTCCACCGCACACTGCTCGATCGAGCCGTACCGGTGGATGATGCGGTCGATGGCACGGCCCGACGGCCTCCAGTTCAACCGGCGCATGAAGCGGCCGGTGCGCGTGCCGACGCTGCACCTGCACGGCTCGCTCGACCCGGTGATGCGCACGCGGAGCGCGGCCGGATCCGGGCAGTACGTCGAAGCCCCGTACCGGTGGCGGCTGTTCGACGGTCTCGGGCACTTCCCGCACGAGGAGGACCCGGTGGCCTTCTCGACCGAGCTGGTGAACTGGCTCAAGGACCCCGAACCGGACCGCTGA
- a CDS encoding phage holin family protein, whose amino-acid sequence MSAVDQGAQGAERTLGQLVASATAEMSALVHDEIALAKVEIKQDVKRAGIGSGAAIAAGVLLLFSLPVLSFAAAYGIHNLGLGLAWSFLIVGVAFWLLAGLVGLLAYVKFKKVKPPVKTIEAVRQTAALVATVKPHERPVSDKAVGVARSSS is encoded by the coding sequence ATGAGCGCAGTGGACCAAGGGGCGCAAGGAGCCGAGCGCACACTCGGCCAGCTGGTCGCCTCGGCCACCGCCGAGATGTCGGCCCTGGTGCACGACGAGATCGCCCTCGCGAAGGTGGAGATCAAGCAGGACGTCAAGCGCGCGGGCATCGGCAGCGGTGCCGCGATCGCCGCGGGCGTGCTCCTGCTCTTCTCCCTCCCCGTACTGAGTTTCGCCGCGGCCTACGGGATCCATAACCTCGGGCTCGGGCTCGCCTGGTCCTTCCTCATCGTCGGCGTCGCGTTCTGGCTGCTCGCGGGCCTGGTCGGGCTCCTCGCCTACGTGAAGTTCAAGAAGGTCAAGCCGCCGGTGAAGACCATCGAGGCGGTCAGGCAGACCGCCGCCCTCGTCGCCACCGTCAAGCCCCACGAGCGACCGGTGAGTGACAAGGCTGTGGGTGTGGCACGCTCGTCCTCATGA
- the nhaA gene encoding Na+/H+ antiporter NhaA has translation MAAPNPTDHQSRKFLGRLSLPERRFVADALRTETVGGVLLLVAAVAALIWANTPALTESYQTVRDFHIGPAFLGLDLSIQHWAADGLLAIFFFVAGIELKRELVAGDLREPKAAALPVIAAICGMAAPAGVYALVNIFGDGSMSGWAVPTATDIAFALGVLAVIGTSLPSALRAFLLTLAVVDDLFAIIIIAVFFTSEIDFPALGGAVVGLALFWFLLRRGVRGWYIYVPLALAVWGLMYNSGVHSTIAGVAMGLMLRCTRKEGETQSPGEHIEHLVRPISAGLAVPLFALFAAGVSLSDEAIGQVFTRPETLGVVLGLVVGKTVGIFGGTWLAARFTKAELNDDLAWPDVLAVASLAGIGFTVSLLIGELAFAGDPILTDEIKAAVLIGSLIAAVIACVLLKLRDRKYRALTEAEERDEDHDGIPDIYEEHTPAYHLRMAKIHEEKAAEHRRQAEAAAGSSIGGDRPA, from the coding sequence GTGGCCGCGCCCAACCCCACCGACCACCAGAGCCGCAAGTTCCTCGGACGGCTCTCGCTGCCCGAGCGCCGGTTCGTCGCCGACGCCCTGCGCACCGAGACCGTCGGCGGTGTTCTGCTTCTCGTGGCCGCCGTTGCCGCCCTGATCTGGGCGAACACCCCCGCCCTGACGGAGAGCTACCAGACCGTCCGGGACTTCCACATCGGCCCCGCGTTCCTCGGCCTGGACCTCTCGATCCAGCACTGGGCCGCCGACGGCCTGCTGGCGATCTTCTTCTTCGTGGCCGGCATCGAGCTCAAGCGCGAGCTGGTCGCGGGCGACCTGCGCGAACCGAAGGCCGCCGCCCTCCCCGTCATCGCCGCGATATGCGGCATGGCCGCCCCCGCCGGGGTCTACGCCCTCGTCAACATCTTCGGCGACGGTTCCATGAGCGGCTGGGCGGTCCCGACCGCCACCGACATCGCCTTCGCGCTCGGCGTCCTCGCGGTCATCGGCACCTCACTGCCCTCCGCCCTGCGCGCGTTCCTGCTCACCCTCGCCGTCGTCGACGACCTCTTCGCGATCATCATCATCGCGGTGTTCTTCACCAGCGAGATCGACTTCCCGGCCCTCGGCGGCGCGGTCGTGGGCCTCGCCCTGTTCTGGTTCCTGCTGCGCCGGGGCGTCCGCGGCTGGTACATCTACGTTCCGCTCGCCCTGGCCGTCTGGGGCCTGATGTACAACAGCGGTGTCCACTCCACCATCGCCGGTGTCGCCATGGGCCTGATGCTGCGCTGCACCCGCAAGGAGGGTGAGACCCAGTCCCCCGGCGAGCACATCGAGCACCTCGTACGGCCGATTTCGGCCGGTCTCGCCGTACCGCTCTTCGCGCTCTTCGCCGCCGGGGTCTCCCTCTCCGACGAGGCCATCGGCCAGGTGTTCACCCGGCCCGAGACCCTCGGTGTGGTCCTCGGCCTGGTCGTCGGCAAGACGGTGGGCATCTTCGGCGGCACCTGGCTGGCCGCCCGCTTCACCAAGGCCGAACTGAACGACGACCTCGCCTGGCCGGACGTACTCGCCGTCGCCTCGCTCGCCGGGATCGGATTCACCGTCTCGCTGCTGATCGGCGAACTCGCCTTCGCCGGCGACCCGATCCTCACCGACGAGATCAAGGCCGCCGTCCTGATCGGCTCCCTCATCGCCGCTGTGATCGCCTGCGTCCTGCTCAAGCTCCGCGACCGCAAGTACCGTGCGCTGACCGAGGCCGAGGAGCGCGACGAGGACCACGACGGCATCCCGGACATCTACGAGGAGCACACCCCGGCGTACCACCTGCGGATGGCGAAGATCCACGAGGAGAAGGCCGCGGAGCACCGCCGCCAGGCCGAAGCGGCGGCCGGGTCCAGCATCGGGGGCGACCGTCCGGCATGA